Proteins from a genomic interval of Perognathus longimembris pacificus isolate PPM17 chromosome 14, ASM2315922v1, whole genome shotgun sequence:
- the Dppa3 gene encoding developmental pluripotency-associated protein 3 translates to MEPSGAFTEDPVSPKEGPSPSGPEPSVRPESSQSLVRGLQRLTLNPRPHVPAPQVPVPPSSSPSPPAQGDVGAHHRPEPNTCFNSPGSPEPPASGRVRRLRFTIEMVSKRKRKELQATLVNWDEGQPFKCTCSFCLENNWDPSENARIGMDYEGELNY, encoded by the coding sequence ATGGAACCCTCAGGAGCGTTCACGGAGGACCCCGTAAGCCCCAAGGAGGGGCCTTCCCCAAGTGGACCGGAGCCCTCTGTGCGTCCCGAGTCCTCACAGTCCTTGGTGAGGGGCTTGCAAAGGCTGACTCTGAACCCGAGGCCCCACGTTCCAGCCCCTCAAGTTCCAGTTCCCCCAAGTTCCAGTCCTAGCCCCCCGGCACAAGGAGACGTAGGCGCCCACCACAGACCAGAACCCAATACCTGCTTCAACTCGCCAGGAtccccagaacccccagcttcaGGGAGAGTGCGGCGCCTGAGATTCACCATAGAGATGGTTAGTAAAAGGAAGCGGAAAGAACTTCAGGCCACTCTGGTAAACTGGGATGAAGGTCAGCCGTTCAAATGTACCTGCTCTTTCTGCTTGGAGAATAATTGGGATCCTTCAGAAAATGCAAGAATAGGGATGGATTATGAGGGAGAGCTCAACTATTAG